Proteins encoded in a region of the Flavobacteriaceae bacterium HL-DH10 genome:
- a CDS encoding methyltransferase — protein sequence MISDIGINKPEAFFPEQPIAQFNQSINVTRTIKGLEAGKPIQITEFFSNGLLLLNELHNHLKKSLPNKTFQEQRAYRSAYRKISSLIYIKIVDHKLTVKKAPAIGWLAKLYPEAGSFLLPFSKVQGLNSSWQWYQNGILLPVLRNKIYPYYGVYFPTRFDHLILFDNWLKRYEGAKKSAIDVGIGSGVLAFQLVKHGFQKVFGTDTNPNAIIGLTESMGDTKMSRKIELDFASLFGKFEKQTELIVFNPPWLPATQDLDKNDEAIYYNETLFPKFFTEAKKRLLPEGKLVIIFSNLAQISHVTKEHPIETELSKGGRFKLDACLKRKVKAASNKTMREQNWRSEEEVELWVLVNG from the coding sequence ATGATTTCAGATATAGGTATAAATAAACCAGAAGCTTTTTTTCCAGAACAGCCCATAGCACAATTTAATCAATCTATAAATGTTACGCGTACTATTAAAGGTTTAGAAGCGGGTAAGCCTATACAAATAACAGAATTTTTCAGTAACGGTTTGCTGTTGCTTAATGAGTTACATAATCATCTAAAAAAAAGTTTGCCTAATAAGACGTTCCAAGAGCAACGTGCATATCGTTCGGCATACCGAAAGATATCAAGTCTTATTTATATAAAAATTGTAGATCATAAATTAACTGTAAAAAAAGCACCTGCTATTGGTTGGTTAGCAAAACTGTATCCAGAAGCAGGTAGTTTTTTATTGCCTTTTTCTAAAGTTCAAGGATTGAATAGCTCTTGGCAATGGTACCAAAACGGTATTTTACTTCCTGTATTACGAAATAAAATCTATCCGTATTACGGTGTTTATTTCCCCACGCGGTTTGATCATTTAATACTTTTTGATAATTGGTTGAAACGTTACGAAGGTGCTAAAAAGTCGGCTATAGATGTGGGTATTGGAAGTGGTGTATTAGCTTTTCAATTGGTAAAGCATGGTTTTCAAAAGGTTTTCGGAACCGATACAAATCCTAATGCTATTATTGGACTTACAGAATCTATGGGCGATACAAAAATGTCTCGGAAAATAGAACTGGATTTCGCCTCTCTTTTTGGTAAATTTGAAAAGCAAACCGAATTGATTGTTTTTAATCCGCCATGGTTGCCCGCAACACAAGATTTAGATAAAAATGACGAAGCTATTTATTATAATGAAACCCTATTTCCAAAGTTTTTTACTGAAGCTAAAAAAAGACTCTTGCCAGAAGGGAAACTCGTTATTATATTCTCGAATTTAGCGCAGATAAGCCATGTTACAAAAGAGCATCCTATTGAGACCGAATTATCCAAAGGTGGACGGTTTAAATTAGATGCCTGTTTAAAAAGAAAAGTGAAAGCTGCTTCAAATAAAACCATGCGAGAGCAAAATTGGCGTTCTGAAGAAGAAGTGGAGCTTTGGGTTTTGGTTAATGGGTAA